In a genomic window of Bradyrhizobium ontarionense:
- a CDS encoding FAD-dependent oxidoreductase has translation MAGAEPKDGDTFDCDVLVVGSGAAGLSAAVTAAHAGLKVVVTEKEPRFGGTTARSGGWLWIPGTSLAKAWGIDEPPELARTYLRHEAGNSFDAARVDAFLTKGPEAVDFFTGKTALKFDMPLTFPDYHAEAPGGTQGGRSMVTRPFDARELGQHIKDLGQPLPELTVFGMMLGSGKEIIHFMRATKSLTSAFYVAKRLSKHALDVLRHGRGMTLTNGNALAGRLAKSAFDLGIPLWLSSPVAELIRDGDAVRGAVVTRQGRRIRVNARLGVVLACGGFPHDVARRKAMFPHAPTGQEHVSPGPVGNTGDGLRLAEAVGGRVEDGLPHAAAWVPVSVTTRKDGSKGVMPHFIDRAKPGVIAVTADGVRFANEGNSYHDFVQAMIKAAKPGREIAAWLITDHRSLRRYGLGCVPPFPMPLGHHLSTGYLKRGATLAELASATGIDAKALDATVAAFNADAALGQDPTFGKGSRAYNRYQGDALHGPNPCVAPIQDGPFYAIKMVIGDLGTYAGIRTDEHARALDAQGQPIEGLYAAGNDMASIMGGNYPGAGITLGPALTFGYIAGRHLADRARQRSAA, from the coding sequence ATGGCCGGAGCTGAGCCCAAGGACGGCGACACCTTTGATTGCGACGTGCTGGTGGTCGGCTCCGGCGCGGCCGGGCTGTCGGCGGCGGTCACCGCCGCCCATGCCGGGCTGAAGGTCGTCGTCACCGAGAAGGAGCCGCGCTTCGGCGGCACCACCGCGCGCTCCGGCGGCTGGCTGTGGATTCCCGGCACGTCGCTGGCCAAGGCCTGGGGCATCGACGAGCCGCCCGAGCTGGCGCGCACCTATCTGCGCCATGAGGCCGGCAATTCCTTCGACGCGGCGCGGGTCGATGCGTTCCTGACCAAGGGCCCGGAGGCGGTCGACTTCTTCACCGGCAAGACCGCGCTGAAGTTCGACATGCCGCTGACCTTCCCGGACTATCACGCGGAGGCACCGGGCGGCACGCAGGGCGGCCGCTCGATGGTGACGCGGCCGTTCGACGCCCGTGAGCTCGGCCAGCACATCAAGGATCTCGGCCAGCCCCTGCCCGAGCTCACGGTGTTCGGCATGATGCTGGGCTCGGGCAAGGAGATCATCCATTTCATGCGCGCGACCAAGTCACTGACCTCGGCCTTCTATGTCGCGAAGCGACTGTCGAAGCATGCGCTGGACGTGCTGCGCCATGGCCGCGGCATGACGCTCACCAACGGCAATGCGCTAGCCGGCCGGCTTGCGAAGTCGGCGTTCGACCTTGGCATTCCCCTGTGGCTGTCGTCTCCGGTGGCTGAGCTGATCCGCGACGGCGACGCCGTGCGCGGCGCCGTCGTGACCCGTCAGGGCCGGCGTATCCGAGTCAATGCGCGGCTCGGCGTCGTGCTGGCCTGCGGCGGGTTCCCGCATGACGTTGCACGACGCAAGGCGATGTTTCCGCATGCGCCGACCGGCCAGGAGCATGTGTCGCCCGGCCCCGTCGGCAACACCGGCGACGGCCTTCGGCTGGCGGAAGCCGTCGGCGGCCGTGTCGAGGACGGCCTGCCGCATGCCGCGGCCTGGGTGCCGGTCTCCGTCACCACGCGCAAGGATGGCAGCAAGGGCGTGATGCCGCACTTCATCGACCGCGCCAAGCCCGGCGTGATCGCGGTGACCGCCGACGGCGTGCGCTTCGCCAACGAAGGCAATTCCTACCACGACTTCGTGCAGGCGATGATCAAGGCGGCGAAGCCCGGCCGCGAGATCGCGGCGTGGCTGATCACCGACCACCGATCCTTGCGCCGCTACGGCCTCGGCTGCGTGCCGCCGTTCCCGATGCCGCTCGGCCACCATCTCAGCACCGGCTATCTCAAGCGCGGCGCGACACTCGCCGAGCTTGCGAGCGCCACCGGCATCGATGCGAAGGCGTTGGACGCGACGGTCGCAGCGTTCAACGCTGACGCTGCGCTCGGGCAGGATCCGACCTTCGGCAAGGGCTCGCGCGCCTATAACCGTTATCAGGGCGATGCGCTGCACGGGCCGAACCCGTGCGTCGCGCCGATCCAGGACGGGCCGTTCTATGCCATCAAGATGGTGATCGGCGATCTCGGCACCTATGCCGGCATCCGCACCGACGAGCACGCCCGCGCGCTCGATGCGCAGGGGCAGCCGATCGAGGGGCTCTATGCCGCCGGCAACGACATGGCGAGCATCATGGGCGGCAACTATCCCGGCGCCGGCATCACGCTGGGGCCGGCGCTGACCTTCGGCTACATTGCCGGCCGGCATCTCGCCGATCGCGCCAGGCAAAGGAGCGCCGCATGA
- a CDS encoding SDR family NAD(P)-dependent oxidoreductase has translation MSDDGQMLAGRLALVTGAAHGNGRAIALGLADRGSDVIITDIDTDDAERCAAEIRGHGRKAWAHRLDVTDAAGCIALATQLRAEVGDISILVNNAGIIIREGIDSPRAPQNWQRVLDVNLNGVFNVTYAFLAALRETRGTIVNIASVASFIGISKTLGYSPSKGGVKSLTQALARELAADGIRVNAIAPGVIATAMTESTRNDPERLAGFMTRTPLGRVGQPEELVGPVAFLVSDMASYVNGVTLPVDGGFLAV, from the coding sequence ATGAGCGACGACGGTCAGATGCTCGCCGGCCGGCTCGCGCTGGTCACGGGAGCGGCGCATGGCAATGGCCGCGCCATCGCGCTGGGGCTCGCGGACCGCGGCTCTGATGTCATCATCACCGACATCGACACGGATGATGCCGAGCGCTGCGCAGCCGAGATCCGCGGCCACGGCCGCAAGGCCTGGGCGCATCGACTCGACGTCACCGACGCCGCCGGCTGCATCGCGTTGGCGACCCAGCTGCGCGCCGAGGTCGGTGACATCTCTATCCTCGTCAACAATGCCGGCATCATCATCCGCGAGGGCATCGACTCGCCGCGCGCACCACAGAACTGGCAGCGCGTGCTCGACGTCAATCTCAACGGCGTCTTCAACGTCACCTACGCGTTTCTCGCCGCGTTGCGCGAGACCCGCGGCACGATCGTCAACATCGCCTCCGTCGCCTCCTTCATCGGCATCAGCAAGACGCTCGGCTATTCGCCGTCCAAGGGCGGCGTGAAGTCGCTGACCCAGGCGCTGGCGCGCGAGCTCGCCGCCGACGGCATCCGCGTCAACGCCATCGCGCCCGGCGTGATCGCGACCGCGATGACGGAATCGACGCGCAACGATCCGGAACGTCTCGCGGGCTTCATGACCCGCACGCCGCTCGGCCGGGTCGGACAGCCGGAGGAGTTGGTCGGCCCGGTGGCGTTTCTGGTCTCCGACATGGCGTCCTACGTCAACGGCGTCACGCTGCCGGTCGACGGCGGCTTCCTCGCGGTGTAG
- a CDS encoding IclR family transcriptional regulator yields the protein MGRESRGIQSIEVGGTLLQALARSGEPMMLRDLAREAGLSPAKAHPYLVSFSRIGLIEQDQTTGRYEIGPLALELGLISLRRLSAVRIATPKIAALASAIDHAVSLAVWGTNGPTVVRLEEPSHPVHIVMRVGSIMALLETATGRAFAAFLPPKTVRAALDAGLDRLGVGYNPKRAPKSREVAEMLAEVRAQGLARAVGDPLPGVNAFAAPVFDHAGHVALVITAMGPAGTFDAGWQSPLATRLRACAAEISKQLGHGTVQP from the coding sequence ATGGGCAGAGAGAGCCGCGGCATCCAGTCGATCGAGGTGGGCGGCACCTTGCTGCAGGCGCTGGCGCGCAGCGGCGAGCCGATGATGCTGCGCGACCTCGCCCGCGAGGCCGGGCTGTCGCCGGCCAAGGCGCATCCCTATCTCGTCAGCTTCTCGCGCATCGGCCTGATCGAGCAGGACCAAACCACCGGCCGCTACGAGATCGGCCCGCTCGCGCTCGAGCTCGGCCTGATCAGCCTGCGCCGGCTCTCAGCGGTGCGGATCGCGACGCCCAAGATCGCGGCGCTCGCAAGCGCCATCGATCATGCGGTGTCGCTCGCGGTGTGGGGGACCAACGGCCCAACTGTCGTGCGGCTGGAGGAGCCGAGCCATCCGGTCCACATCGTGATGCGCGTCGGCTCGATCATGGCGCTGCTGGAGACCGCGACGGGCCGCGCCTTCGCAGCCTTCTTGCCGCCCAAGACGGTGAGGGCCGCGCTCGACGCCGGCCTCGATCGTCTCGGCGTGGGCTACAATCCGAAACGCGCGCCGAAAAGCCGTGAGGTCGCGGAGATGCTGGCCGAGGTGCGCGCCCAGGGGCTGGCGCGCGCCGTCGGCGATCCCCTGCCCGGCGTCAATGCGTTCGCAGCACCGGTGTTCGATCACGCCGGCCATGTCGCGCTGGTGATCACCGCGATGGGGCCGGCCGGCACCTTCGACGCCGGCTGGCAATCACCGCTCGCGACGCGCTTACGCGCCTGCGCGGCCGAGATCTCCAAGCAGCTCGGTCACGGCACTGTACAGCCGTGA
- a CDS encoding glutathione S-transferase family protein, with protein MKIYWIKAQAPRRVLALVKHLGVPAEFIDISRGLKTPEFAALNPNMKAPVLVDGDTVLWESNAIMAHLCVSESCDMWPARQPQEQVEVLRWLAWNDCHWAPAVGPFYFEHIVRKTFGLGTPDRAALVAKAPSLKTFAAVLDGHLRSHDHIACDRLTIADFAAASMATDWREAEMPLESFPNIVRWLDGLMRLPAWAEPWPEKRSAAA; from the coding sequence ATGAAGATCTACTGGATCAAGGCCCAGGCCCCGCGGCGCGTGCTGGCGCTGGTCAAGCATCTCGGCGTGCCGGCCGAGTTCATCGACATCAGCCGCGGGCTGAAGACGCCGGAGTTCGCCGCGCTCAATCCCAACATGAAGGCACCTGTGCTGGTCGATGGCGACACCGTGCTGTGGGAGTCCAACGCCATCATGGCCCATCTCTGCGTCAGTGAGAGCTGCGACATGTGGCCGGCGCGCCAGCCGCAGGAGCAGGTCGAGGTGCTGCGCTGGCTGGCGTGGAACGATTGTCACTGGGCACCGGCGGTGGGGCCGTTCTATTTCGAGCACATCGTGCGCAAGACTTTCGGGCTGGGTACGCCGGATCGCGCAGCGCTGGTCGCGAAGGCGCCGAGCCTGAAGACGTTCGCGGCCGTGCTCGATGGTCACTTGCGGTCGCACGACCATATCGCCTGCGACCGCCTCACCATCGCGGATTTCGCGGCGGCCTCGATGGCGACCGACTGGCGCGAGGCCGAGATGCCGCTGGAGTCGTTTCCCAACATCGTGCGCTGGCTCGACGGGCTGATGCGGCTGCCGGCCTGGGCGGAGCCGTGGCCGGAGAAGCGCTCGGCGGCGGCCTGA
- a CDS encoding D-amino acid dehydrogenase, with protein sequence MSTPENTHVAVIGAGITGITTAYNLAKRGCRVTIFDRHPYAAMETSFANGGQLSVSNAEVWNSWATVWKGIKWMTTPGAPLLVNPTPTWHKISWMMEFIANIPRYEENTVTTVRMALEARAHLRKIAADEGIDFDCEDRGILHFYETKKEFDSAAGVSALLAKGGLERRTVTPSEMKAIEPALRGNYYGGFYTPSDFTGDIHKFTIGLAKACERLGVAMRLSDEVLSVSASDRGVTVISQSTEPQLEKTAPPTEVHQFDRIVVCAGVLSRQFARALGDRVNIYPVKGYSITLQLSEKSDQEAAPWVSLLDDAAKIVSSRLGPTRLRVAGTAEYNGYNRDIRAERISPLINWCRAHFPGLSTRQSVPWTGLRPMMPDMLPRVGRGKNPRVFYNTGHGHLGWTLATATADAVSALVVARPNAA encoded by the coding sequence ATGTCTACCCCTGAAAACACCCATGTCGCCGTCATCGGCGCCGGCATCACCGGCATCACCACTGCCTACAATCTCGCCAAACGCGGCTGCCGCGTCACCATCTTCGACCGCCACCCTTACGCGGCCATGGAGACCTCGTTCGCCAATGGCGGGCAATTATCGGTCTCCAATGCCGAGGTCTGGAACAGCTGGGCCACGGTCTGGAAGGGCATCAAATGGATGACGACGCCGGGCGCTCCGCTGCTCGTCAATCCGACCCCGACCTGGCACAAGATCAGCTGGATGATGGAGTTCATCGCCAACATCCCGCGCTACGAGGAGAACACCGTCACCACCGTGCGCATGGCGCTCGAGGCGCGCGCGCATCTCCGCAAGATCGCGGCCGACGAGGGCATCGACTTCGACTGCGAGGATCGCGGCATCCTGCACTTCTACGAGACCAAGAAGGAGTTCGACTCGGCCGCAGGCGTCTCGGCGCTGCTCGCCAAGGGCGGGCTGGAGCGCCGCACCGTGACGCCGTCGGAAATGAAGGCGATCGAACCGGCGCTGCGCGGCAACTACTACGGCGGCTTCTACACGCCGAGCGACTTCACCGGCGACATCCACAAATTCACCATCGGGCTCGCCAAGGCCTGCGAGCGGCTCGGCGTCGCGATGCGACTGTCGGACGAGGTGCTGTCGGTCTCGGCCAGCGATCGCGGCGTCACCGTGATCAGCCAGTCGACCGAGCCGCAGCTGGAGAAGACCGCGCCGCCGACCGAAGTTCATCAGTTCGACCGCATCGTGGTCTGCGCCGGCGTGCTGTCGCGCCAGTTCGCCCGTGCGCTCGGAGACCGCGTCAACATCTACCCCGTGAAGGGCTATTCGATCACGCTGCAGCTCTCGGAAAAATCCGACCAGGAGGCCGCGCCCTGGGTCAGCCTGCTCGACGACGCCGCCAAGATCGTCTCCAGCCGGCTCGGGCCGACGCGGCTGCGCGTCGCCGGCACCGCGGAATACAACGGCTACAATCGCGACATCAGGGCTGAGCGCATCTCGCCCCTGATCAACTGGTGCCGGGCGCATTTTCCGGGGCTGTCGACGCGGCAGTCGGTGCCGTGGACCGGCCTGCGGCCGATGATGCCGGACATGCTGCCGCGGGTCGGCCGCGGCAAAAATCCGCGGGTGTTCTACAACACCGGCCACGGCCATCTCGGCTGGACATTGGCGACCGCGACGGCCGATGCAGTATCGGCGCTGGTGGTGGCCCGGCCGAACGCGGCGTGA
- a CDS encoding FAD-binding protein encodes MSTTLQSDVVIAGGGLAGIVTALEALRAGKSVTLVDRDTPERFGGLALWAFGGMALVGTPLQARIKIPDTPEIALRDWLRFGELDEADHWPLQWARYYVEHSRAEVYDWLLSHGVTFMPAVNWAERGLQGDGNSLPRYHIVWGTSHRLTRVMIEAMRAADGGGKLNVLHRHRVISLDRAAGAVSGVVAVNEETGAEIRIAAPLTVLAMGGINGGHEETRANWVKGRPLPQTMLNGAHPFADGELHHHAADAVGAQITHAGEMWNYAAGIPHPHPHFEGHGLSLVPCKSALWLNHRGERIGPEPLVTGFDTHVLCQRVAAQDKPYTWHLLNWRIAAKEFAISGAEHNARIRDRQMPMFLKETLLGNHRLVRQMQRESRHFLVDDTLAGLAAKMNALTGTDDVRPEVLQATADAFDANFRNGDKLHNDDQLRRILHARQWGPDKLRTCKPAPLQMSGAGPYIAIHMQLITRKSLGGLKTDLQSSVLDAVGAPISGLYAVGEAAGFGGGGASGKRSLEGTFLPGCILTARAAVRAM; translated from the coding sequence ATGAGCACGACGCTCCAATCCGATGTCGTCATTGCCGGCGGCGGTCTTGCCGGCATTGTCACCGCACTCGAGGCGCTACGCGCCGGCAAGTCGGTCACTTTGGTGGACAGGGACACGCCGGAGCGGTTCGGCGGGCTGGCGCTGTGGGCGTTCGGTGGCATGGCGCTGGTCGGCACGCCGCTGCAGGCGCGCATAAAGATCCCGGATACGCCGGAGATCGCGCTGCGCGACTGGCTGCGCTTCGGCGAGCTCGATGAAGCCGATCATTGGCCGCTGCAATGGGCGCGCTACTACGTCGAGCATTCGCGAGCGGAAGTCTACGACTGGCTGCTCTCGCACGGCGTGACCTTCATGCCGGCGGTCAACTGGGCCGAGCGCGGCCTGCAGGGCGACGGCAATTCGCTGCCGCGCTATCACATCGTCTGGGGCACCTCGCACCGGCTGACCCGCGTGATGATCGAAGCGATGCGCGCCGCCGATGGTGGCGGCAAGCTCAACGTGCTGCACCGTCACCGCGTCATCAGTCTCGATCGCGCCGCCGGGGCTGTGTCGGGTGTCGTTGCCGTCAACGAGGAAACCGGCGCCGAGATCCGCATCGCGGCGCCGCTGACGGTGCTGGCGATGGGCGGCATCAATGGCGGCCATGAGGAGACGCGTGCCAACTGGGTCAAGGGCCGGCCGCTACCGCAGACGATGCTCAACGGCGCCCATCCGTTCGCCGACGGCGAGCTGCACCACCATGCCGCTGACGCGGTGGGCGCACAGATCACGCATGCCGGCGAGATGTGGAACTACGCCGCCGGCATTCCGCATCCTCATCCGCATTTCGAGGGCCACGGCCTGTCGCTGGTGCCGTGCAAATCGGCACTGTGGCTCAACCACAGAGGCGAGCGTATCGGCCCCGAGCCGCTGGTCACCGGTTTCGACACCCACGTCCTGTGCCAGCGCGTGGCCGCGCAGGACAAGCCCTACACATGGCATCTGCTCAACTGGCGCATCGCCGCCAAGGAGTTCGCCATATCCGGCGCCGAGCACAATGCGCGCATCCGCGACCGGCAGATGCCGATGTTCCTGAAGGAGACGCTGCTCGGCAATCATCGGCTGGTGCGGCAGATGCAGCGCGAGAGCCGGCACTTCCTGGTCGACGACACGCTGGCCGGTCTTGCCGCCAAGATGAATGCACTGACGGGCACGGACGATGTGAGGCCTGAAGTGCTGCAGGCAACCGCTGACGCGTTCGACGCCAATTTCAGGAACGGTGACAAGCTCCACAATGACGATCAGCTGCGCCGCATCCTGCATGCGCGCCAATGGGGGCCCGACAAGCTGCGCACCTGCAAGCCGGCACCGTTGCAGATGAGCGGGGCAGGGCCGTACATCGCCATTCACATGCAGCTCATTACCCGCAAGAGTCTCGGTGGTCTCAAGACCGATCTGCAGAGCAGCGTGCTCGATGCGGTGGGCGCGCCGATCAGCGGCCTCTATGCGGTGGGCGAGGCCGCCGGCTTCGGCGGCGGGGGCGCCTCGGGCAAGCGGTCGCTGGAAGGCACCTTCCTGCCCGGCTGCATTCTCACCGCGCGAGCGGCGGTGCGGGCGATGTGA
- a CDS encoding acetolactate synthase large subunit, with the protein MQNGAQALIRTLVNAGVRVCFTNPGTSEMHFVAALDSAPEMRAVLCLFEGVATGAADGYARMAEMPAATLLHLGCGLGNGLANLHNARKGKVPVVNIVGDHATYHVKYDAQLQSDIETVARNVSPGFVRTSQTTEQLCRDAVEAVKVARSRPGQVATLILPADVSWGQGGVAEPAPAIAPPAAADDTTVQAVAAAIKAGGRSAVLLGGMALHEAALLAAARVAASANVKIYAETFPTRMQRGAGLPTVDRIAYLAEMASIQLKEIDTLILVDAKAPVSFFAYPGKKSYLPHDGCNVLTLSTPAQDAAGSLTKLAVALGAERSTPALAQASRPGRPRGKKLTAEKVCKAVGHLLPDNAILVDEAISSGLMLSKFTSGAPRHDLITLTGGAIGQGLPNAIGAAIACPDRPVLALIGDGSSMYTIQSLWTIAREQLNVTAVIFNNASYSVLNVELERVGADEIGPKARAQLDLHGPVLKFAQIADGMGVRSTRATTPDEFTTALERALATPGPHLIEAVVPPALTGLKLKLLPHLLGSLDRMPLSVARMLKRKIAP; encoded by the coding sequence GTGCAAAACGGCGCACAAGCTCTGATACGGACCCTGGTCAACGCCGGCGTGCGGGTCTGCTTCACCAATCCCGGCACCTCCGAGATGCACTTCGTCGCGGCGCTGGATTCGGCGCCGGAGATGCGCGCCGTGCTTTGCCTGTTCGAGGGCGTCGCCACGGGTGCCGCCGACGGCTATGCCCGTATGGCCGAGATGCCGGCGGCGACGTTGCTGCATCTCGGCTGCGGCCTCGGCAATGGGCTTGCGAACCTGCACAATGCCCGCAAGGGCAAGGTGCCCGTCGTCAACATCGTCGGCGACCACGCCACCTACCACGTCAAATATGATGCTCAGTTGCAGTCCGACATCGAGACCGTTGCGCGCAACGTGTCGCCGGGATTCGTGCGGACGTCGCAGACGACTGAGCAACTCTGCCGCGACGCCGTCGAAGCCGTGAAGGTGGCGCGCTCGCGTCCGGGGCAGGTGGCGACCTTGATCCTGCCGGCCGATGTCTCGTGGGGCCAAGGCGGGGTGGCGGAGCCGGCGCCTGCGATCGCGCCGCCGGCTGCAGCCGATGACACCACCGTGCAGGCTGTTGCCGCGGCCATCAAGGCGGGCGGCCGCAGCGCCGTTCTGCTCGGCGGCATGGCGCTGCATGAGGCGGCGCTGCTGGCTGCGGCGCGTGTCGCCGCGAGCGCCAACGTCAAGATTTACGCCGAGACCTTTCCGACGCGCATGCAGCGCGGCGCCGGCCTGCCCACGGTCGACCGCATCGCCTATCTCGCCGAGATGGCATCGATTCAGCTCAAGGAAATCGACACGCTGATCCTCGTCGACGCCAAGGCGCCGGTGTCGTTCTTCGCCTATCCCGGCAAGAAGAGCTATCTCCCGCACGATGGCTGCAACGTGCTCACGCTGTCGACGCCGGCGCAGGACGCTGCAGGCAGCCTGACCAAGCTTGCCGTCGCGCTGGGGGCCGAGCGCAGTACGCCGGCGTTGGCTCAGGCATCGCGGCCCGGGCGTCCGCGCGGCAAGAAGCTCACCGCCGAGAAGGTCTGCAAGGCCGTCGGCCATCTGCTGCCCGACAACGCCATCCTGGTCGACGAGGCCATCAGCTCCGGCCTGATGCTATCGAAGTTCACGTCCGGTGCGCCGCGCCATGATCTGATCACGCTGACCGGCGGCGCCATCGGGCAGGGCCTGCCGAACGCGATCGGCGCTGCGATCGCCTGTCCGGACCGACCGGTGCTAGCGCTGATCGGCGACGGCAGCTCGATGTACACGATCCAGTCGCTGTGGACGATCGCGCGCGAGCAGCTCAACGTCACCGCTGTGATCTTCAACAACGCCTCCTATTCGGTGCTCAACGTTGAGCTGGAGCGGGTCGGCGCCGACGAGATCGGCCCGAAGGCGCGGGCGCAGCTCGACCTGCACGGGCCGGTGTTGAAGTTCGCGCAGATTGCCGACGGCATGGGGGTGCGATCGACCCGGGCGACGACGCCGGACGAGTTCACGACTGCGCTCGAGCGCGCGCTGGCGACGCCGGGGCCGCATCTGATCGAGGCCGTGGTGCCGCCCGCACTGACGGGCCTCAAGCTGAAGCTGTTGCCGCATCTGTTGGGCTCACTCGATCGCATGCCGCTGTCTGTGGCGCGCATGCTCAAGCGCAAGATCGCACCGTGA